accaacagaatacaagagataggagagagaatctcaggagcagaagattctgtagaaatcatcgacacaactgtcaaagataatgtaaaacggaaaaagctactggcccaaaacatacaggaaggaaatccaggacacaaccagaagatcaaacctaaggataataggtatagaagagagtaaagactcccaactcaaaggaccagtaaatagcttcaacaaaatcatagaagaaaacttccctaacctaaagaaagagatgcccataaacatacaagaagcctacacaactccaaatagattggaccagaaaagaaactcctcctgtcacataatagtcaaaacaccaaatgcacaaaacaaagaaagaatatgaaaagcagtaagggaaaaaggtcaagcaacatataaaggcagacctatcagaattataccagacttctcaccagagactatgaaagccagaagatcctggacagatgtcatacagacccaagagaacacaaatgccagcccaggttaccgtatccagcaaaactgtcaattaacattaagggagaaaccaagatattctgtgacaaaaccaaatttacacaatatctttctacaaatccatccctacaaaggataatagatggaaaagcccaacacaaggagggaaactacaccctagataaagaaagaaagaacttctaTTCTGGTTCCTGCAGCAGCAGCCATGAGCAGCAAAGTTTCACGAGACACCCTCTACAAGGCAGTGCAGGAAGTCCTGTATGGGAACCGGTGTAAGCGCTGCAAGTTTCTGGATATGGTGGAGCTGCAGATCAGCCTAAAGAACTACCACCCTCAGAAGGACAAACGCTTCTCAGGTACCATCAGGCTTAAGTCCACCCCTTGCTCcaagttctctgtgtgtgtcctgggGGACCAGCAGCACTGTGATGAAGCCAAGGCCGTGGATATCCCCGCCATGGACATTGAAGCACTCAAGAAGCTTAACAAGAACAAGAAGTTGGTCAAAAAGCTGGCCAAGAAGTATGATGTCTTTTTGGCCTCTGAGTCTCTGATCAAGCAAATCCCACGTATTCTGGGCCCAGGCCTAAACAAGGTGGGTAAGTTCCCCTCCCTGTTGACACACAATGAAAACATGGTGGCCAAAGTGGATAAGGTGAAATCCACAATCAAGTTCCAGATGAAGAAGGTGTTGCGTCTGGCTGTTGCTGTCGGTCACGTGAACATGACCAATGGCGAGCTAGTCTACAACATCCACCTGGCTGTCAACTTCTTGGTGTCCTTGCTCAAGAAAAACTGGCAGAACCTCCAGGCTCTGTACATCAAGAGCCCCAGAGTCTGTATTAGGATGCTCCAATAAACCTCGGTGCTgccaaaaagaaagacagaaagaaagaaagaaagaaagaaagaaagaaagaaagaaagaaagaaagagagaaagaaagaaagaaagaaagagagagagagagaaagaaagaaagagagaaagaaagaaagaaagagagagagagggaaagaaagaaagaaagaaagaaagaaaggaagaaagatcctttgcaataaaacaaaaagaagagaagcacacaaacatccTCCCAcgtctaaatacaaaaataacaggaagcaagaatcactattccttaatatctttcaatatcaatggactcaactccccaataaaaagatacagattaatagactggatatgaaaagaggatccagcattctgctgcctacaggaaacacacctcagagacaaagacagacactacctcagagtaaaaggctggaacactgctttccaagcaaatggtccgaagaagcaatctggagtagACATTTGaatgttgaataaaattgacttacaaccaaaagtcatcatgaaagataaggaaggacacttcatattaatcaaaggaaaaatccatcaagatgaactctcaatcacaaaatatctatgatccaaatacaagggcacctacatacaaaaaaagaaaccttactaaagctcaaagcacacactgcacctcacacaataagagtaggagatttcaacaccccactctcatcaatggacagataatagaaacagaaattagacagagacacagagagactaacagaaattatgaatcaaatggatttaacagatatttatagaacatactatcctaaaacaaaaggatataccttcttctcaccacctcattgtaccatctccaaaattgtccatataatcagttacaaaacaggcctccacagatacagaaagatagacataattccatacatcctatcagaccaccacagactaaggttggtcttcaatgacaacaataatgacagaaagcccacatatacgtggaaattgaacaatgctctactcaatgataacctggtcaaggaagaaataaagaaagaaattaaagactttttagaatttaatgaaaatgaaggtacaacatacccaaacttatgggacacaatgaaaggtgtgctaagaggaaaactcatagcgctgagtgcctgcagaaagaaacaggaaagagcatatgtcagcagcttgacagcacacctaaaagctctagaacaaaaagaagcaaatacacccaggaggagtagaaggcaggaaataatcaaactcagagcagaaatcaaccaagtagaaacaaaaaggactatacaaaggatTAACAGAACtgaaggtggttctttgagaaaatcaac
The window above is part of the Rattus norvegicus strain BN/NHsdMcwi chromosome X, GRCr8, whole genome shotgun sequence genome. Proteins encoded here:
- the LOC103690888 gene encoding large ribosomal subunit protein uL1-like, whose translation is MSSKVSRDTLYKAVQEVLYGNRCKRCKFLDMVELQISLKNYHPQKDKRFSGTIRLKSTPCSKFSVCVLGDQQHCDEAKAVDIPAMDIEALKKLNKNKKLVKKLAKKYDVFLASESLIKQIPRILGPGLNKVGKFPSLLTHNENMVAKVDKVKSTIKFQMKKVLRLAVAVGHVNMTNGELVYNIHLAVNFLVSLLKKNWQNLQALYIKSPRVCIRMLQ